One stretch of Paenibacillus sp. AN1007 DNA includes these proteins:
- a CDS encoding pitrilysin family protein, with translation MKKIQLGNGLRVVMEQIPTCRSVSFGIWVKTGSRNERTENNGVSHFIEHMLFKGTDRFDAKAIAEQFDAIGGNVNAFTSKEYTCYYAKVLDEHLPIAVDVLSDMFFRSKMDEGELAKEKNVILEEISMYEDTPDDMVHDLMALAAYGEHPLAYPILGTEERLKVMDSSHLRAYMKEHYTIENTVISIAGNIDDSVIELMEKHFGEFDVQGVTEEVKLPAFQSGQLFHKKKTEQNHICISFPGCKIGDPLQFAMVVLNNVIGGGMSSRLFQEIREKRGLAYSVYSYHSSHADSGLFTIYAGTAPKQTKEVLDLTKEVLHDLAVNGLSEDELRKGKEQLKGSLILSLESTGSRMNRLGKNELMLGRHHTLDEMIAKIEQVTMNDIDAVLDLMFAEPFALAMVGASDKTIAGLRRDDLVALRSNKEITG, from the coding sequence GTGAAAAAAATTCAGCTGGGCAATGGCCTCAGAGTTGTGATGGAGCAAATTCCGACCTGTCGTTCCGTTTCATTTGGAATATGGGTCAAAACAGGTTCACGCAATGAGCGGACCGAAAATAACGGAGTATCCCATTTTATTGAACATATGCTCTTTAAGGGAACGGATCGTTTCGATGCCAAAGCCATTGCGGAGCAGTTTGACGCCATTGGCGGTAATGTGAATGCATTTACGTCTAAGGAATATACCTGTTATTATGCAAAAGTGCTGGATGAACATCTGCCAATCGCAGTGGATGTGTTATCTGACATGTTCTTCCGCTCCAAAATGGACGAGGGTGAACTGGCGAAGGAGAAAAACGTCATTTTGGAAGAAATCTCAATGTATGAGGACACACCTGACGACATGGTCCATGATCTGATGGCTTTGGCCGCATACGGCGAGCATCCGCTCGCATATCCAATTCTGGGTACAGAAGAACGTCTCAAAGTAATGGATTCCAGTCATTTGCGTGCATATATGAAGGAACATTATACCATCGAAAACACCGTCATCAGCATTGCGGGCAACATCGACGACAGTGTGATTGAACTGATGGAGAAACACTTCGGTGAGTTTGATGTTCAAGGGGTAACGGAGGAAGTGAAACTGCCCGCATTCCAAAGTGGACAGCTCTTTCACAAAAAGAAAACGGAGCAAAATCACATCTGTATCTCGTTCCCGGGCTGCAAAATTGGGGATCCGCTGCAGTTCGCCATGGTTGTTCTGAACAATGTCATTGGCGGCGGCATGAGCTCCAGACTGTTCCAGGAAATTCGAGAAAAGCGGGGACTGGCTTATTCCGTCTATTCGTATCACAGTTCACATGCAGACAGCGGTTTGTTCACAATCTATGCTGGAACTGCTCCGAAACAGACGAAGGAAGTGCTGGATCTGACCAAAGAGGTACTGCATGATCTGGCTGTAAATGGCTTATCCGAGGATGAACTGCGTAAAGGCAAGGAACAGCTGAAAGGCAGTCTGATTCTCAGTCTGGAGAGCACGGGCAGCCGTATGAACCGTCTCGGAAAAAATGAATTGATGCTTGGCAGACATCATACGCTGGATGAGATGATTGCCAAAATTGAACAGGTTACGATGAATGATATTGACGCCGTGCTTGATCTGATGTTTGCTGAGCCGTTTGCGCTTGCCATGGTAGGTGCTTCAGACAAGACGATTGCCGGACTTAGAAGGGATGATTTGGTTGCATTACGTTCAAATAAAGAAATTACCGGGTAA
- the dapG gene encoding aspartate kinase yields MRIMVQKFGGTSLSTVQAREHVLRHVKRELETGFNLVIVVSAMGRRGEPYATDTLLDWAAQNGNALSPREKDLLLCCGEIISATTLSSLLEHEGIPTSVLTGAQAGFVTDDNFGNARILDVRPVRVLEQLQLGRVVIVTGFQGQTEKGDFTTLGRGGSDTSATALGAALHAEMVDIYTDVNGILTADPRIVEDARPLTVVSYAEICNMAHHGAKVIHPRAVEIAMQSQIPVRVRSTFADTEGTLVTHPEGFKDVQTGIIDRYVTGIAYVSNVTQITVDVPGGADRLQLKVFKTMAENSISVDFINVTPTGVVYTVFDSDSEKAIHVLQEIGLKPQSLSGCAKVSVIGGGINGVPGIMARIVESLTLADIQILQSADSNTTIWVLVKKEDMVQALRALHASFELHL; encoded by the coding sequence ATGCGTATCATGGTACAAAAATTCGGGGGCACATCTCTCTCTACCGTTCAGGCGAGAGAGCATGTGCTCCGACATGTTAAACGTGAGCTTGAAACAGGATTTAATCTGGTCATTGTCGTATCAGCTATGGGTCGCCGCGGCGAGCCTTATGCAACGGATACACTGCTTGACTGGGCAGCGCAGAATGGAAATGCACTATCCCCGCGTGAAAAGGATTTACTGTTGTGCTGTGGTGAAATCATCTCTGCAACAACGCTCAGCAGTCTGCTTGAACATGAAGGCATTCCAACTTCAGTGCTGACCGGTGCACAAGCGGGCTTTGTGACGGACGACAATTTCGGGAATGCCCGGATATTGGATGTCCGTCCTGTTCGTGTGCTGGAACAGCTTCAGCTGGGGCGTGTAGTCATTGTAACCGGATTCCAGGGACAGACGGAAAAGGGCGATTTCACGACACTGGGACGCGGTGGAAGTGATACATCTGCTACAGCATTAGGAGCAGCCCTGCATGCTGAAATGGTGGATATCTATACGGACGTCAACGGGATTCTGACTGCTGACCCTCGGATTGTAGAAGATGCCCGTCCTTTAACGGTAGTGAGTTATGCCGAGATCTGCAATATGGCTCACCATGGGGCGAAGGTCATTCATCCGCGAGCAGTTGAGATCGCAATGCAGTCCCAGATACCGGTACGGGTAAGATCTACTTTTGCAGATACGGAAGGCACACTTGTTACGCATCCGGAAGGATTCAAGGATGTGCAGACAGGTATTATTGACCGTTATGTAACCGGTATTGCTTATGTAAGCAATGTTACGCAGATCACGGTGGATGTACCTGGTGGTGCAGATCGTCTGCAGCTGAAAGTGTTCAAAACAATGGCAGAGAATTCGATCAGTGTCGATTTTATTAATGTTACCCCTACCGGGGTAGTATATACCGTTTTTGACAGTGATTCCGAGAAAGCAATACATGTCCTGCAGGAGATTGGACTCAAGCCGCAAAGTTTGTCTGGCTGTGCCAAAGTGTCCGTCATTGGCGGAGGCATCAACGGTGTGCCTGGAATCATGGCCCGTATTGTCGAGTCTTTAACACTGGCTGACATTCAGATTCTGCAATCAGCGGATTCTAACACAACCATCTGGGTGCTTGTCAAAAAAGAAGATATGGTTCAGGCTCTGAGGGCGCTTCACGCCTCATTTGAACTTCACTTGTAA
- the dut gene encoding dUTP diphosphatase: MIWLHYVQIKKLPGNEDIKLPQKMSELAAGFDVVAALEEEVVLQPGQRTLIPTGLAMAMPAGLEAQIRPRSGLAFKHGITCLNTPGTIDADYRGEVKVLLINLGQEPFTIVRGERIAQIVFQIVPEIELTEVAELSDTVRGEGGFGHTGK, from the coding sequence ATGATTTGGTTGCATTACGTTCAAATAAAGAAATTACCGGGTAACGAGGATATCAAATTGCCGCAAAAAATGTCCGAGCTGGCTGCCGGCTTTGATGTTGTGGCCGCATTGGAAGAAGAAGTTGTGCTGCAGCCTGGGCAGCGTACTTTGATCCCGACGGGTCTTGCGATGGCAATGCCCGCGGGGCTGGAAGCTCAAATTCGACCACGCAGCGGACTGGCGTTCAAACACGGTATTACCTGTCTGAACACACCTGGAACAATTGATGCCGATTATCGTGGCGAGGTGAAGGTGCTGCTCATTAATCTGGGCCAGGAACCTTTTACCATTGTACGCGGAGAGCGAATTGCCCAAATCGTGTTCCAAATAGTACCTGAAATCGAGTTAACGGAAGTAGCGGAACTTTCGGACACCGTGCGCGGTGAAGGCGGATTCGGTCACACGGGGAAATAA
- a CDS encoding dipicolinate synthase subunit B, whose product MNWQGKTVGYAITGSHCTFEEVMPVISRFVAEGANVIPIISNSVLTTDTRFGTAQNWQKQLKDITGNDIISTIVEAEPLGPSKLLDVLVIAPCTGNTTSKLANAMTDSPVLMAAKAQMRNQRPLVLAISTNDGLGLNAANIAKLLVAKYLYFVPFGQDDPIKKPNSLVAKMELIPEACWSALEGRQLQPMIVERASQG is encoded by the coding sequence ATGAACTGGCAGGGTAAAACGGTAGGTTACGCAATTACGGGGTCTCATTGTACGTTTGAAGAGGTTATGCCGGTCATTAGCCGCTTTGTGGCCGAAGGCGCAAATGTCATTCCGATTATTTCGAACTCGGTACTAACGACGGATACACGCTTCGGAACGGCGCAGAATTGGCAAAAACAGTTGAAAGATATAACGGGTAACGATATCATCTCTACAATTGTTGAGGCGGAGCCTTTAGGGCCCTCGAAGCTGCTTGATGTGCTGGTTATTGCTCCATGCACGGGAAACACAACGAGCAAGCTGGCTAACGCGATGACCGACAGTCCGGTGCTTATGGCTGCAAAAGCGCAGATGCGCAATCAGCGTCCGCTTGTGCTGGCTATTTCCACGAATGACGGTCTTGGTTTGAATGCAGCGAATATTGCGAAATTGCTGGTGGCGAAATATTTGTATTTTGTGCCTTTTGGTCAAGATGATCCAATAAAAAAACCGAATTCGTTAGTTGCCAAAATGGAGTTGATTCCAGAAGCCTGCTGGAGTGCACTGGAAGGCAGGCAGCTGCAGCCGATGATTGTGGAGCGTGCTTCACAGGGCTGA
- the dpsA gene encoding dipicolinate synthase subunit DpsA, with the protein MLTGVRIVVLGGDARQLEVIKKCAELDAAVSVVGFDQLEQHIPGIEHCGLEDDVFASADVLVLPVVSCDDQGKVNSSFSSDLIVLKKEHIAALPEHCTVFTGMAKPFLRELCQENGLRLVEVLDRDDIALYNSIPTAEGAIAIAIKETDFTIHGSECIVLGIGRTGFTLAKTLQGLGANVRVGIRRDEDEAWAVIMGWKPFRITDLAAQTGEVDLLFNTIPTMIITAQILSRMPQKAVIIDLASAPGGCDFRYADKRGIKALLAPGLPGIVAPKTAGGIIADALIRLLLEEQNAREVKS; encoded by the coding sequence ATGCTGACTGGAGTCCGGATTGTCGTTCTGGGCGGAGATGCAAGGCAGCTTGAGGTCATTAAAAAGTGTGCCGAGCTGGATGCGGCGGTAAGTGTGGTAGGTTTTGACCAACTGGAACAACATATTCCGGGCATTGAACACTGCGGACTTGAAGATGATGTGTTTGCTTCCGCAGATGTGCTTGTGCTGCCTGTAGTAAGCTGCGATGATCAAGGGAAAGTAAATTCTTCGTTTAGCAGCGATCTCATTGTTTTGAAAAAAGAACATATAGCTGCCTTGCCGGAGCACTGCACCGTGTTTACAGGGATGGCAAAGCCGTTTTTGCGTGAACTTTGCCAGGAGAACGGTCTTCGGCTTGTTGAAGTGCTTGACCGCGATGATATCGCCCTGTACAACTCTATTCCGACAGCGGAGGGAGCCATCGCCATAGCAATCAAAGAGACGGATTTCACGATTCACGGCTCAGAATGCATCGTACTTGGCATTGGTCGAACAGGGTTCACGCTGGCAAAAACACTGCAGGGACTGGGAGCTAATGTACGGGTTGGAATCAGGCGGGATGAGGATGAAGCCTGGGCAGTGATTATGGGGTGGAAGCCTTTCAGGATAACGGATTTGGCCGCTCAAACCGGGGAAGTTGACTTGCTTTTTAATACGATACCGACTATGATTATCACAGCACAAATCCTGTCCAGAATGCCTCAAAAAGCAGTCATTATTGACCTTGCATCCGCCCCTGGCGGCTGTGATTTCAGATATGCCGACAAGCGCGGCATCAAAGCACTGCTTGCACCAGGCCTCCCCGGCATCGTTGCTCCCAAAACGGCTGGCGGCATTATTGCCGACGCGTTAATCCGTTTGCTTTTGGAAGAACAGAACGCACGGGAGGTTAAATCATGA